One Micropterus dolomieu isolate WLL.071019.BEF.003 ecotype Adirondacks linkage group LG23, ASM2129224v1, whole genome shotgun sequence DNA window includes the following coding sequences:
- the ruvbl2 gene encoding ruvB-like 2, which translates to MATTKVPEVRDITRIERIGAHSHIRGLGLDDALEPRQVSQGMVGQLASRRAAGVILEMIKDGHIAGRAVLIAGQPGTGKTAIAMGIAQSLGPDTPFTALAGSEIFSLEMSKTEALSQAFRKAIGVRIKEETEIIEGEVVEIQIDRPATGTGAKVGKLTLKTTEMETIYDLGNKMIDSLSKEKVQAGDVITIDKATGKISKLGRSFTRARDYDAMGAQTQFVQCPEGELQKRKEVVHTVSLHEIDVINSRTQGFLALFSGDTGEIKSEVREQINAKVCEWREEGKAEIIPGVLFIDEVHMLDMECFSFLNRALESDLSPVLIMATNRGITRIRGTNYQSPHGIPIDLLDRLLIIATSPYSEKETKQILKIRCEEEDVDLSEEAHTVLTRIGMETSLRYAIQLISTAGLVCRKRKGTEVQVEDIKRVYSLFLDEARSSQYMKEYQDSFLFNETKTTQMDTS; encoded by the exons ATGGCGACAACAAAGGTTCCAGAGGTTCGTGACATCACACGGATCGAGAGAATCG GAGCACACTCTCACATTCGTGGCCTTGGTTTGGATGATGCTTTGGAGCCAAGACAG GTGTCTCAGGGGATGGTTGGCCAGCTGGCCTCCCGTCGGGCAGCAGGGGTCATTCTGGAGATGATTAAAGATGGCCACATTGCTGGCAGAGCAGTACTGATCGCTGGCCAACCTGGCACAGGAAAGACTGCCATCGCTATGG gCATCGCCCAGTCTCTTGGCCCTGATACACCCTTCACAGCGCTGGCCGGTAGTGAGATCTTCTCCCTGGAGATGAGCAAGACCGAGGCGCTCAGTCAAGCTTTTAGAAAAGCCATCGGAGTGAGGATCAA AGAAGAGACGGAGATAATTGAAGGAGAGGTGGTGGAAATCCAGATTGATAGACCAGCCACTGGAACG GGTGCCAAGGTGGGCAAGCTCACTCTAAAGACTACTGAGATGGAGACAATATATGACTTGGGCAACAAGATGATTGACAGTCTCAGTAAAGAGAAGGTTCAAGCAGG AGATGTTATTACCATTGACAAAGCCACTGGAAAGATCAGCAAGTTGGGCCGCTCCTTCACCAGAGCCAGAGACTATGATGCCATGGGAGCTCAG ACGCAGTTTGTACAGTGTCCAGAGGGAGAGCTGCAGAAGAGGAAAGAGGTGGTCCATACAGTGTCCCTACATGAGATTGACGTCATCAACAGCCGCACACAAGGCTTCCTGGCTCTCTTCTCCGGAGACACTGGGGAGATCAAGTCTGAAGTCCGCGAGCAGATCAATGCCAAAGTCTGTGAGTGGAGGGAAGAAGGCAAAGCAGAGATTATTCCTGGG GTATTATTTATCGACGAGGTCCATATGCTGGACATGGAGTGCTTCTCCTTCTTGAACCGTGCCCTGGAGAGTGACTTGTCCCCAGTTCTCATTATGGCCACCAACAGAGGCATCACTCG TATCCGTGGCACAAACTATCAGAGCCCTCATGGCATCCCCATCGACCTGCTGGATCGCCTGCTCATCATCGCCACCTCCCCATACTCCGAAAAAGAAACGAAGCAGATCCTCAAGATCCG gtgtgaggaggaggatgtggatCTGAGCGAAGAGGCTCACACCGTCCTGACTCGCATCGGCATGGAGACGTCGCTGCGCTATGCCATCCAGCTGATCAGCACTGCTGGACTGGTGTGTCGCAAACGCAAG GGGACAGAAGTTCAGGTGGAAGACATTAAAAGGGTTTACTCTTTGTTCCTGGATGAGGCCAGATCCTCTCAGTACATGAAGGAGTACCAGGATTCCTTCCTCTTCAATGAAACAA AAACAACTCAAATGGACACCTCATAA